In a genomic window of Quercus lobata isolate SW786 chromosome 4, ValleyOak3.0 Primary Assembly, whole genome shotgun sequence:
- the LOC115987097 gene encoding 7-methylguanosine phosphate-specific 5'-nucleotidase A isoform X2, translating to MSNRLQGSIITNIPRTFTTVRKHSFFAPTPRVWFNSLPIGMEGNDISISTVASEMVVGDRELLDKKIAAIRSTGHQKLQVIADFDRTLTKYSINGQLGSSSHGLLRQENPEFDAKRRQLFEYYHPLEFSPTIPIEEKTRLMEEWWGKTHALLIEGGLTYDAIKQSVANASIAFREGVAELFEFLEERDIPVLIFSAGLADIIEEVLRQKLHRSFKNVKIVSNRMIFDSDGRLVSFKGKTIHSLNKNEHALDMAAPLHDRLGDINGSTDDNASVKRRTNVLLLGDHIGDLGMSDGLNYETRISVGFLMMHPCGE from the exons ATGAGTAATCGACTGCAAGGCAGCATCATCACCAATATCCCTCGCACCTTCACCACCGTTCGCAAACACTCCTTCTTTGCTCCCACTCCCAG GGTTTGGTTCAATAGTTTACCAATCGGCATGGAAGGAAATGATATCTCCATCTCCACGGTTGCTTCTGAGATGGTAGTCGGTGACCGTGAGCTTCTCGACAAGAAAATCGCTGCAATTCGAAGCACCGGTCATCAAAAACTCCAG GTAATTGCAGATTTTGATCGCACATTAACAAAGTATTCGATCAATGGCCAACTTGGGTCAA GCAGTCATGGCCTTTTGCGACAGGAGAATCCAGAATTTGATGCCAAGAGGCGGCAATTATTTGAATATTATCATCCATTAGAGTTTTCCCCAACAATTCCAATCGAAGAGAAAACAAGGCTCATGGAGGAGTG GTGGGGGAAAACTCATGCACTTCTTATTGAGGGAGGCCTTACATATGATGCAATAAAGCAATCCGTTGCTAATGCCTCAATTGCTTTTAGGGAGGGTGTTGctgaactttttgaatttttggag GAAAGAGACATTCCTGTTCTTATATTTTCCGCAGGGCTTGCTGATATCATAGAAGAG GTCCTGAGGCAGAAACTTCATAGATCTttcaaaaatgttaaaattgtcTCAAACAGAATGATATTTGACAGTGACGGTCGCCTTGTCTCTTTTAAAG GGAAGACTATTCATAGCCTCAATAAAAATGAGCATGCTCTTGATATGGCTGCTCCTTTACATGACCGATTGGGTGATATTAATGGGTCAACTGATGACAATGCCTCGGTGAAGAGGAGGACCAATGTGCTGCTTCTTGGTGATCACATTGGAGACTTGGGAATGTCTGATGGTTTGAACTATGAGACTCGAATATCAGTGGGTTTTCt AATGATGCACCCATGTGGGGAGTAG
- the LOC115985373 gene encoding glutathione S-transferase T3-like: MNFIVDEDIKLVSVWLNVSLDVVTLTDQKHTTFWDRIWSTFHNDKKFNRTKVSLNNRWSTIQRETNKFCGYLAQIENRNESGRTEHDKINDAKAMYQSNSKNAFQLEHCWRISSNEAKWLILRDNLKVRTRQPATQSRHTFASSINLDEDNDETNFGETLERPIGKKAEKEKLKKRKNCDEVVPIISSQLDEIKEEKRRMHEEKKESMHIALE; encoded by the exons ATGAACTTCATCGTAGATGAAGACATTAAGCTAGTGTCAGTGTGGCTCAATGTTAGCTTAGATGTCGTGACATTGACGGACCAAAAACACACAACATTTTGGGATAGAATTTGGTCCACCTTCCACAATGACAAGAAATTTAACCGCACCAAGGTTTCTTTAAACAATCGGTGGTCAACAATTCAAAGGGAGACCAACAAGTTTTGTGGATACTTGGCCCAAATTGAGAACCGGAATGAAAGTGGTAGAACTGAGCATGACAAG aTTAATGATGCAAAAGCTATGTATCAAAGTAATAGCAAAAATGCATTTCAATTGGAACATTGTTGGAGAATTTCAAGTAATGAAGCTAAGTGGTTGATTCTAAGAGATAATTTGAAGGTCCGCACAAGACAACCAGCCACACAATCTCGTCATACGTTTGCAAGCTCAATAAATCTAGATGAAGATAATGATGAGACGAACTTCGGCGAAACCTTGGAGAGACCCATAGGCAAgaaggccgaaaaggagaaattaaagaaaagaaagaattgtgATGAAGTGGTCCCAATAATTTCCTCCCAATTGGACGAAATCAAGGAAGAAAAGAGGAGAATGCAtgaggagaaaaaggaaagtaTGCACATTGCATTAGAATAA
- the LOC115986901 gene encoding uncharacterized protein At3g28850-like, producing the protein MKAIMKGKILKKLKSIRPIGYLKQDRVLQVNASDGYADFLPKSPSLRAQTELICEETEQKQSIETGVTVEEPDIIDVEELMRDLEDEEDMDFDDEINNKENIGPPLEAKETVVYEKSKPETRENRALEESEMGNGNCQQTPLSEIDISSFRKPDLNSGTLFDPNLLAAFELAVKEHIRMSEAERRARIEQENLEKIAEEREKEKEKEEEEEPPSKTRRVEEENPLLEFEEKCPPGGKDSVIFYTTTLHGIRKTFEDCNSIRFLLESFRVVFYEKDVSMHMEFKEELWRILDSKAAPPRLFIKGRYIGGAEEVLALHEQGKFRPLFHGVPIDRSNGACEGCAGVRFVLCSKCNGSHRIVSTEGESNVCPECNENGLIVCPICC; encoded by the coding sequence ATGAAGGCAATTATGAAGGGGAAGATACTGAAGAAGCTCAAATCGATTCGACCCATTGGGTATCTGAAACAAGATCGAGTTCTCCAAGTAAATGCATCAGATGGGTACGCTGACTTTCTCCCCAAGAGTCCAAGTCTCAGAGCTCAGACCGAGTTGATTTGCGAAGAAACAGAGCAGAAGCAGAGCATAGAGACAGGTGTGACAGTGGAAGAGCCTGACATTATCGATGTTGAGGAGCTTATGCgagaccttgaagatgaagaagatatGGATTTTGATGACGAAATCAACAACAAAGAGAACATCGGACCACCATTGGAAGCAAAAGAGACAGTTGTGTACGAGAAATCGAAGCCGGAAACTCGGGAAAACAGAGCTTTGGAAGAATCGGAAATGGGAAACGGTAATTGTCAACAAACACCTTTATCGGAGATTGACATCTCGTCGTTCCGAAAGCCAGACTTGAACTCCGGTACACTCTTCGACCCTAACCTACTAGCTGCCTTTGAGCTAGCCGTGAAAGAGCATATTCGAATGAGTGAAGCAGAGAGAAGAGCCAGAATTGAGCAAGAGAATCTTGAAAAAATTgcagaagaaagagaaaaagaaaaagaaaaagaagaagaagaagagcctCCATCGAAAACACGTCGAGTTGAGGAAGAGAACCCTTTATTAGAATTCGAAGAGAAATGCCCACCAGGAGGAAAAGACTCAGTAATTTTCTACACAACCACACTCCACGGAATAAGAAAGACGTTCGAAGATTGCAATAGTATCCGCTTTCTTTTGGAGAGTTTTCGGGTGGTATTTTACGAGAAAGATGTGTCGATGCATATGGAATTTAAGGAAGAGTTGTGGAGGATTTTGGACAGTAAAGCAGCTCCTCCAAGGCTTTTTATTAAGGGGAGATATATAGGCGGAGCAGAAGAGGTTTTGGCGTTACACGAGCAAGGGAAGTTTCGGCCACTCTTCCATGGAGTTCCGATTGATCGATCTAATGGTGCATGTGAAGGGTGTGCTGGAGTTCGTTTTGTGCTTTGTTCCAAGTGCAATGGCAGCCACAGGATTGTTTCCACAGAGGGAGAGTCTAATGTGTGTCCAGAGTGTAATGAGAATGGGTTGATCGTATGCCCAATTTGCTGCTGA
- the LOC115987097 gene encoding 7-methylguanosine phosphate-specific 5'-nucleotidase A isoform X1, producing the protein MSNRLQGSIITNIPRTFTTVRKHSFFAPTPRVWFNSLPIGMEGNDISISTVASEMVVGDRELLDKKIAAIRSTGHQKLQVIADFDRTLTKYSINGQLGSSSHGLLRQENPEFDAKRRQLFEYYHPLEFSPTIPIEEKTRLMEEWWGKTHALLIEGGLTYDAIKQSVANASIAFREGVAELFEFLEERDIPVLIFSAGLADIIEEVLRQKLHRSFKNVKIVSNRMIFDSDGRLVSFKGKTIHSLNKNEHALDMAAPLHDRLGDINGSTDDNASVKRRTNVLLLGDHIGDLGMSDGLNYETRISVGFLNDHIEKSLSSYSKAFDVVYLNDAPMWGVVKLVSQLCSAGVD; encoded by the exons ATGAGTAATCGACTGCAAGGCAGCATCATCACCAATATCCCTCGCACCTTCACCACCGTTCGCAAACACTCCTTCTTTGCTCCCACTCCCAG GGTTTGGTTCAATAGTTTACCAATCGGCATGGAAGGAAATGATATCTCCATCTCCACGGTTGCTTCTGAGATGGTAGTCGGTGACCGTGAGCTTCTCGACAAGAAAATCGCTGCAATTCGAAGCACCGGTCATCAAAAACTCCAG GTAATTGCAGATTTTGATCGCACATTAACAAAGTATTCGATCAATGGCCAACTTGGGTCAA GCAGTCATGGCCTTTTGCGACAGGAGAATCCAGAATTTGATGCCAAGAGGCGGCAATTATTTGAATATTATCATCCATTAGAGTTTTCCCCAACAATTCCAATCGAAGAGAAAACAAGGCTCATGGAGGAGTG GTGGGGGAAAACTCATGCACTTCTTATTGAGGGAGGCCTTACATATGATGCAATAAAGCAATCCGTTGCTAATGCCTCAATTGCTTTTAGGGAGGGTGTTGctgaactttttgaatttttggag GAAAGAGACATTCCTGTTCTTATATTTTCCGCAGGGCTTGCTGATATCATAGAAGAG GTCCTGAGGCAGAAACTTCATAGATCTttcaaaaatgttaaaattgtcTCAAACAGAATGATATTTGACAGTGACGGTCGCCTTGTCTCTTTTAAAG GGAAGACTATTCATAGCCTCAATAAAAATGAGCATGCTCTTGATATGGCTGCTCCTTTACATGACCGATTGGGTGATATTAATGGGTCAACTGATGACAATGCCTCGGTGAAGAGGAGGACCAATGTGCTGCTTCTTGGTGATCACATTGGAGACTTGGGAATGTCTGATGGTTTGAACTATGAGACTCGAATATCAGTGGGTTTTCt GAATGACCATATTGAGAAATCTCTTAGTAGCTACAGCAAAGCCTTTGATGTTGTTTACCTG AATGATGCACCCATGTGGGGAGTAGTCAAGCTTGTCTCTCAGCTATGTTCAGCTGGAGTTGATTAA